The genomic region CTAATTCCAACATTTACAACAGTTTCTATTCGGATCGCAAGCTGGAATGAAAATACATCTACATTTATAGAGAATTAATTGTTATTAGGCAATTCTTTGAAATCGcgacatatttacatttttaaaaagcaaTAGGCAGAATGTTGCCCAGTAATGTTTGATTTAATGGGCAGTTTTAAATCACCATGAGAAAGCAAtccatgtgtttttttttatataactcTGCCCCTGAATTAGTATGGGATAAAATTCTGTTTTAAACCGGATCGCCCGCAATTAATACTAATCCGGGATCAAACTCGATTGTTTGCAATGTGAACGCTGCAACAAAACACTTCTTTAAAAAGCGATTCTTTTCATGAAATTACGCCATAAGCTTATAGATGTAAAAAAAAACTCACTTAAGTAAATTGCACCTAAGATTCATAAAGCAAATTCTGCTCTTATATGGACACGCTCCAGGGCGTAAAAGAGCGATGGTGGGTTGAGTTTGTAAAAGAACTAAAAAGTTAAGGGTTCTCGATCTTTAAAAAGTCACCACGCCTGGTGGGCTGACTGTATGAAAAAATGAATGTATCCCCTTGTTTCATAAGAGATGGCCCAGGTGATCACAACATTCAGAAGGAGAGGTCATAAAAGCAAATGCTCCAAAAATCCATTAAAAAAAATACAACctaccattttttaaaaaaaacattaaataATTTAAAATGAGCCAAATCGTTCTTACCGAGTTCACAGAGTCTGCTAAGGTGATGCGGGTTACAACAGACGGAATCCGGGTTACTCGTTCCGTACGATTCACAGCAATAGAGCCTTTTCAATTCGGAACAGTTCCTCAGGTCAGCCCAACGGAAGACTTTGCAGATCAGTACCGGTAACGAGTAAGTTTGTTTGCTCAGTTTGGGCTCAATCATCTTGGGTAAAAGGAGGCAGCCGGTGCGGGCTCCCCCTTTACTCTCCACCGACTGTAACAATAATTCCAACTGTTTCTCTTTCAGCTTCTTCAGCAGCGAGTGGGTGAGGGTTTTTAATTCAGGGTCCGAGGCGGTGGACTTGGATCCTTTCCCCCCGCAGCATCCCCCGCCgctgcctccccctcctcctcctcctcctcctcctccccggtTTGCATCGCCCTCGTTATCCGTCTGTCCGTCTGCCTCTGCCAACGCACGGCTCCGCCAAAGTCGCCGGACCAGACCCGATCGTTTCGTCCTGAACATGCGAGACGAAGATCCGCCAGAGAGAAATCTGCTAAAACCCAGCCAGGTACAGCAAAGACATATCCGCAAAACATGAATCCAGCCTATTCTCGGTGGCAACAACACAGTAACAGCCGCACAAATCTGTAGCATACGCCACCCCCTTATTCTAAAAAAGAGGTTTAAAAAATAAAAGATCCGGAAAATTGGTTTAAACAATACTGCAATTAAATACAGGGGGATGGGTCAGAGCTCCCCACAGATACAATCATGCATTGTAACCCACCGATATAAAGTAGGAGAAATGTAGCCAAGAATATGTATCCATGAAAATGTAACCCAAGCGTTCGCTTCTTGTTCCTTCCTTGGCTTTTTGGGTAGCTTAATCCAAACCCTTAATCCGGCAGGCAAGGCTGTGCTGATGACTATGCAGATCGCTTTCTTCCTTCGTTTTCCCTTCTTCCTTTCGGCGGTTATAGATACACATGCAGTGTCTTTAATCTGTTCcagttctctctttctctttgactTGTACGTGCGTCTgcttgtctgtctctctttccccactctccTTTCACTAACTTAAtctctctctttaaaaaaaaaacacacgatTTATAAAGGGAGGAAAAAAACCCAAGAAAGTTGTCGCCGTTTCCAGCTCTTCTCTCTACTCTGCTTGTGGATTTCCTGAGGACTCGGAACTGCTGCCTGAAACTGACACAAGGCTTGAAATTTACAAGCCCTTGGTTTGGCTGCGCAGTGGCGCGGTCGATCACGTGTGCGTCTAGACACTTTGTCGCGGCCCCCGGTTTAAAGTGATTGTTACGCAAACAAGCGATCACATTACTAACAGCCCCTTTTACTTCTAAACCGTTACCCCCACCAACACATATACACACCATTACAACAAACTACTGGCAACATTAAACCCCTGTTAATCACCTCAACAATTAACACACACTAGAATTTTTTTTGTTTTGGGGGGagcgaaaggaaaaaaaaaatcagtcggGAAATTTAGGGAACTGAAACTTGCTCCAGATTCTTGTATAAAAATTTCTGACATTTTTGCCTTCACTGGAATCCAGCGTAGTGTACCGAAACAGGTAGCGACGCCGAGATGTGAAAGCAGACTGGCTTCTGGAGGCTATTGCACGGTGCTGTGCTACATAAAGGTGGGTTAGGACTGAATCGAATTTTGAAGGTTGTGTTAAAGGTTTTAACCTATTGATTTCTGTGTGATAGATAGATCAACAAAGACAACTTGCATCTTTACAGTGCCTCTAAGGTTACAAAATATGCCTCACATCTAACAATTGACACCTTGCTGGGATATGGTCCAATTCAATTCATATAGaagccaacaacaacttgcatttatgttgcaccaatgaatcacagaactgttacagcgcaaaaggaggccattcggtccatcatgtccgcatgggctctctgaaagagcaatgccctcagttccattcccctgccttctccccgtacccctgcacattcttcctttgatataactgtccaatttgcttttgaatgcttcaattgaacctgcctcctccatgtTTACAGAAGTTTTTCCTCCTATcgtttttgtttctcttaccaaatactttaaatctgtaccctcccgttctctatcctttcacgagtgggaacagtttatctactctgtccagacccctcatgattttgaatacctctatcaaatcacctctcagccttctcttctccaaggaaaacagtcccaagttctccaatctatcttcataactgaaattcctcatctctggaatcattcgcgtgaatcttttctgtactctctccagtgctctCACGTCTTTTCTAAAGTGCTGCGCTCAGAACTGGACGTGATACTCCAGCAGAGGCCGAACAATAGACCAAAGAGAATGGCTTCTGTTCTCACAAACTTTAGCTGGGGGCAATTACTGCTCTTTCAAGACTAGATGCCAGTCAAGCATCATCGGGCCATAGAACAGGtgtaccttgcccgtctaagagcgaagaccaaagtacggaaagttctcatcagggaactcctctttgttgatgatgctgcattaacatctcacactgaagaatgtctgcagagactcattgacaggattgcggctgcctgcaacgaatttggcctaatcagcctcaagaaaacgaacatcatg from Heterodontus francisci isolate sHetFra1 chromosome 1, sHetFra1.hap1, whole genome shotgun sequence harbors:
- the smad7 gene encoding mothers against decapentaplegic homolog 7 isoform X2, translated to MLQICAAVTVLLPPRIGWIHVLRICLCCTWLGFSRFLSGGSSSRMFRTKRSGLVRRLWRSRALAEADGQTDNEGDANRGGGGGGGGGGGSGGGCCGGKGSKSTASDPELKTLTHSLLKKLKEKQLELLLQSVESKGGARTGCLLLPKMIEPKLSKQTYSLPVLICKVFRWADLRNCSELKRLYCCESYGTSNPDSVCCNPHHLSRLCELANSPDSVPPSTETGGTHYMAPGGLSDSRISQELGSRSHWCVVAYWEERTRVGRLYTVQEPSLDIFYDLPHGNGFCLGQLNSDNKSQLVTKVRSKIGYGIQLSKEPDGVWVYNRSNYPIFIKSVTLDNPDSRTLLVHKVFPGYSIKAFDYEKSYTLQRPNDHDFTHEPWSGFSVQISFVKGWGQCYTRQFITSCPCWLEVFLNNR